Proteins from a single region of Primulina tabacum isolate GXHZ01 chromosome 5, ASM2559414v2, whole genome shotgun sequence:
- the LOC142546691 gene encoding uncharacterized protein LOC142546691 isoform X6 encodes MMQGMHNESEIVPNHNHSMNQVGLPHPQFDVSLCGASTPNTDKISDLYSHFQGPPNHSSNLLTKNNNVALEMPSMQPSEFGNLLLNKKRNLYSDLISMSGESLPSNQVPVQGFSCGISYGNYSHQGMTAQRSALPLESEVRQENEGWHELTLRKVLKPAPSDPDTSLDPLEQKFLYSTDDNIFGSSFNRSIDNGLQTFVNTALEHASYIDRFPTIQSGSWSALMQSAVAETSSGDGGLPEEWSGLNFQNSELLTDNQTSNYIGIVKQNSNWVDTDLQKSSLLSVKTEIVPDDSNINGLSPGFQQTNPQYLRQKEGFHSESSHVSNQYSPTNNSLYNCQEKHPTGCSQLFQGSSFPKIRLGQRKEHSKNDVCHLSNNSQPGLNSSGLDAEFHSVADHELRGTIWPHGSTLCEIQKPFDQVDRQMMVDQQNIHGYSIESEKISSGMNDEPIQVLRASSDLYSQSMIYQASNTMLDLLNNDRISINHAPEMHLSAKISAHNKSPRTETSVAACAKPCNNSPISLDQRTPQSSLVVGNSCSTYPSGHNVNDRFENQHAPSSLKPIDLAANGLVYSSDSSMLKNANFISSKLPVLKNQQVTQAAVTSVSSQHMGFPTGLFSQWVDVTTQPYALSSKPQNSPNFFRSLNSENISLETSSVLPNEQSSINLSRQEYNAPGFCASSGKPEYREQQLVAESFLQKDSTEIINSFSVSCYNHDQDLYRENHLEANVVASSSLMTQSHQPSNKLEQNDTESPYQPLISLQLAQNISKHDGSVKNGQLFPIYDSKAASNTVKRFSGMAIESSMLPSIAATFIVSEQSSPNKLPSYATCQNMAVSKPKKRKVAFDMVPWHQEVKYDSFMLQNIRVAELEWAEASSRRPEEVKNEVEILEDMQSRFRAKRRLVFATQLMQQVFQPAPAVILSSDACSNCDGVTYFAARFSFADACLVTSNSQMPSDGNGMSPDKLKTYKRCIASDFSDAVEGLVGKVKKLEGELLSM; translated from the exons ATGATGCAAGGTATGCACAATGAATCGGAAATTGTACCAAATCATAACCATTCTATGAATCAAGTGGGCTTACCACACCCGCAGTTTGACGTCTCGTTATGTGGAGCTTCTACTCCAAATACTGATAAAATTTCAGATCTATATTCTCATTTTCAAGGCCCCCCTAATCATTCTTCAAATCTGTTAACTAAGAACAATAATGTCGCTTTAGAAATGCCCTCCATGCAACCATCAGAATTCGGCAACTTGCTCTTgaataaaaaaagaaatttgtATTCAGATCTGATAAGCATGTCAGGTGAGTCTTTACCATCCAATCAAGTTCCTGTTCAAGGTTTTAGCTGTGGAATCTCATATGGAAACTACTCCCATCAAGGAATGACAGCTCAGAGGAGTGCATTACCTCTGGAATCTGAGGTGAGACAAGAGAATGAGGGTTGGCATGAACTCACTCTGAGGAAAGTATTGAAACCTGCTCCGTCTGATCCTGATACTTCTCTTGACCCATTGGAGCAGAAGTTCTTATACAGTACAGATGACAACATTTTTGGATCTTCATTTAACAGGAGTATAGATAATGGCTTGCAAACATTTGTGAATACTGCATTGGAACACGCATCTTACATTGACAGATTTCCCACTATTCAAAGTGGTAGCTGGAGTGCGCTGATGCAGTCTGCCGTGGCAGAAACTTCTAGTGGTGATGGTGGGTTACCAGAAGAATGGAGTGGATTGAACTTTCAGAACTCAGAACTATTAACTGATAATCAAACCTCCAATTACATTGGTATTGTGAAGCAGAACAGCAATTGGGTCGATACAGACTTACAAAAATCCTCCCTTCTAAGTGTTAAAACTGAGATTGTGCCAGATGATTCAAATATAAATGGCTTATCCCCTGGTTTTCAACAGACAAATCCCCAATATTTGAGGCAGAAAGAGGGATTTCACTCAGAATCTTCCCATGTTTCCAACCAATACTCCCCTACAAATAATAGCCTGTATAACTGTCAGGAGAAGCATCCTACGGGTTGTAGTCAGCTGTTTCAAGGTTCGAGTTTTCCCAAGATTAGGTTAGGTCAACGAAAAGAGCATTCAAAAAATGATGTATGTCATCTTAGCAATAACAGCCAGCCCGGCCTTAATAGCTCAG GACTTGATGCTGAGTTTCACTCTGTTGCAGATCATGAATTGAGAGGCACCATATGGCCTCATGGAAGTACCCTTTGTGAGATTCAAAAGCCATTTGACCAGGTCGATCGTCAAATGATG GTGGACCAGCAGAATATTCATGGTTATTCGATAGAATCGGAGAAGATATCTTCTGGAATGAACGATGAACCTATACAAGTTCTAAGAGCTTCTTCTGATCTTTATAGTCAAAGTATGATTTATCAGGCAAG CAACACTATGCTTGATCTTCTTAACAACGATAGGATATCCATCAATCATGCACCTGAAATGCACTTAAGTGCAAAAATCTCAGCTCACAATAAATCACCACGAACTGAAACTTCTGTTGCAGCATGTGCCAAGCCATGCAATAATTCTCCTATTTCACTGGATCAGCGGACTCCGCAGTCATCTTTGGTTGTG GGGAACTCGTGTTCAACTTATCCTTCAGGCCATAATGTGAACGATCGTTTTGAGAACCAACATGCTCCATCTTCACTTAAGCCCATTGACTTGGCTGCTAATGGCCTTGTTTATAGTTCTGACAGTTCTATGCTTAAAAATGCCAACTTTATAAGTTCAAAACTTCCAGTATTGAAGAATCAGCAAGTCACTCAAGCTGCAGTGACTTCAGTTTCATCACAACACATGGGATTTCCGACTGGACTATTCTCTCAATGGGTAGATGTGACCACTCAGCCTTATGCTTTGTCCTCAAAGCCTCAAAATTCTCCCAATTTCTTTCGTTCTCTCAATTCAGAAAATATTAGCCTAGAAACTAGCTCGGTGCTACCAAATGAGCAGTCTAGTATAAATTTGTCTAGACAAGAATATAATGCGCCCGGGTTTTGTGCATCTTCGGGAAAACCAGAATATCGTGAACAGCAGTTGGTTGCAGAAAGTTTTCTCCAGAAGGACTCAACTGAGATAATTAATTCTTTCTCAGTAAGCTGTTATAATCATGATCAGGATTTGTATAGAGAGAATCATTTAGAAGCAAATGTTGTTGCTTCTAGTTCACTGATGACACAGTCACATCAGCCCTCTAATAAACTGGAGCAAAATGACACTGAATCGCCTTATCAGCCGCTGATCAGTTTGCAGttagcccaaaatatttctaaGCATGATGGGAGTGTGAAAAATGGGCAATTGTTCCCAATTTATGATTCAAAAGCTGCTAGCAATACTGTAAAACGATTCTCAGGGATGGCAATTGAAAGCAGTATGTTGCCGTCTATCGCAGCCACCTTTATAGTGAGTGAACAATCGTCCCCTAATAAGTTGCCTTCATATGCCACATGTCAAAATATGGCAGTTTCAAAACCAAAGAAACGCAAAGTTGCATTTGACATGGTACCTTGGCACCAAGAAGTAAAATATGATTCATTCATGCTTCAAAATATCAG AGTGGCTGAGTTAGAATGGGCGGAAGCTTCCAGTAGAAGACCTGAAGAA GTTAAAAATGAAGTTGAAATCCTTGAAGATATGCAATCCAGGTTTCGAGCAAAAAGAAGGCTTGTTTTTGCAACACAGCTTATGCAACAGGTCTTTCAACCTGCACCTGCAGTTATTCTCTCCTCAGATGCCTGTTCAAATTGTGATGGGGTGACCTATTTTGCTGCAAGATTCAGCTTTGCAGATGCATGCCTGGTGACTAGTAACTCTCAAATGCCATCAGATGGAAATGGCAT GTCACCTGACAAGTTAAAGACTTATAAAAGATGTATTGCCTCTGATTTCTCCGATGCTGTTGAAGGCTTAGTTGGCAAAGTGAAGAAGCTTGAAGGTGAATTATTAAG TATGTGA
- the LOC142546691 gene encoding uncharacterized protein LOC142546691 isoform X2, with amino-acid sequence MMQGMHNESEIVPNHNHSMNQVGLPHPQFDVSLCGASTPNTDKISDLYSHFQGPPNHSSNLLTKNNNVALEMPSMQPSEFGNLLLNKKRNLYSDLISMSGESLPSNQVPVQGFSCGISYGNYSHQGMTAQRSALPLESEVRQENEGWHELTLRKVLKPAPSDPDTSLDPLEQKFLYSTDDNIFGSSFNRSIDNGLQTFVNTALEHASYIDRFPTIQSGSWSALMQSAVAETSSGDGGLPEEWSGLNFQNSELLTDNQTSNYIGIVKQNSNWVDTDLQKSSLLSVKTEIVPDDSNINGLSPGFQQTNPQYLRQKEGFHSESSHVSNQYSPTNNSLYNCQEKHPTGCSQLFQGSSFPKIRLGQRKEHSKNDVCHLSNNSQPGLNSSGLDAEFHSVADHELRGTIWPHGSTLCEIQKPFDQVDQQNIHGYSIESEKISSGMNDEPIQVLRASSDLYSQSMIYQASNTMLDLLNNDRISINHAPEMHLSAKISAHNKSPRTETSVAACAKPCNNSPISLDQRTPQSSLVVGNSCSTYPSGHNVNDRFENQHAPSSLKPIDLAANGLVYSSDSSMLKNANFISSKLPVLKNQQVTQAAVTSVSSQHMGFPTGLFSQWVDVTTQPYALSSKPQNSPNFFRSLNSENISLETSSVLPNEQSSINLSRQEYNAPGFCASSGKPEYREQQLVAESFLQKDSTEIINSFSVSCYNHDQDLYRENHLEANVVASSSLMTQSHQPSNKLEQNDTESPYQPLISLQLAQNISKHDGSVKNGQLFPIYDSKAASNTVKRFSGMAIESSMLPSIAATFIVSEQSSPNKLPSYATCQNMAVSKPKKRKVAFDMVPWHQEVKYDSFMLQNIRVAELEWAEASSRRPEEVKNEVEILEDMQSRFRAKRRLVFATQLMQQVFQPAPAVILSSDACSNCDGVTYFAARFSFADACLVTSNSQMPSDGNGMSPDKLKTYKRCIASDFSDAVEGLVGKVKKLEGELLRMDKSLSIVDIKVESQELEKFSIINRFAKFHIMAQPTGADSIASNGTSKVSKKYPQRYVSAHPMPKTVPEGTGLLILHVKEDCGKFPEISASESGFMTSHLHLTFKGRGTRLSYIKNCKFFA; translated from the exons ATGATGCAAGGTATGCACAATGAATCGGAAATTGTACCAAATCATAACCATTCTATGAATCAAGTGGGCTTACCACACCCGCAGTTTGACGTCTCGTTATGTGGAGCTTCTACTCCAAATACTGATAAAATTTCAGATCTATATTCTCATTTTCAAGGCCCCCCTAATCATTCTTCAAATCTGTTAACTAAGAACAATAATGTCGCTTTAGAAATGCCCTCCATGCAACCATCAGAATTCGGCAACTTGCTCTTgaataaaaaaagaaatttgtATTCAGATCTGATAAGCATGTCAGGTGAGTCTTTACCATCCAATCAAGTTCCTGTTCAAGGTTTTAGCTGTGGAATCTCATATGGAAACTACTCCCATCAAGGAATGACAGCTCAGAGGAGTGCATTACCTCTGGAATCTGAGGTGAGACAAGAGAATGAGGGTTGGCATGAACTCACTCTGAGGAAAGTATTGAAACCTGCTCCGTCTGATCCTGATACTTCTCTTGACCCATTGGAGCAGAAGTTCTTATACAGTACAGATGACAACATTTTTGGATCTTCATTTAACAGGAGTATAGATAATGGCTTGCAAACATTTGTGAATACTGCATTGGAACACGCATCTTACATTGACAGATTTCCCACTATTCAAAGTGGTAGCTGGAGTGCGCTGATGCAGTCTGCCGTGGCAGAAACTTCTAGTGGTGATGGTGGGTTACCAGAAGAATGGAGTGGATTGAACTTTCAGAACTCAGAACTATTAACTGATAATCAAACCTCCAATTACATTGGTATTGTGAAGCAGAACAGCAATTGGGTCGATACAGACTTACAAAAATCCTCCCTTCTAAGTGTTAAAACTGAGATTGTGCCAGATGATTCAAATATAAATGGCTTATCCCCTGGTTTTCAACAGACAAATCCCCAATATTTGAGGCAGAAAGAGGGATTTCACTCAGAATCTTCCCATGTTTCCAACCAATACTCCCCTACAAATAATAGCCTGTATAACTGTCAGGAGAAGCATCCTACGGGTTGTAGTCAGCTGTTTCAAGGTTCGAGTTTTCCCAAGATTAGGTTAGGTCAACGAAAAGAGCATTCAAAAAATGATGTATGTCATCTTAGCAATAACAGCCAGCCCGGCCTTAATAGCTCAG GACTTGATGCTGAGTTTCACTCTGTTGCAGATCATGAATTGAGAGGCACCATATGGCCTCATGGAAGTACCCTTTGTGAGATTCAAAAGCCATTTGACCAG GTGGACCAGCAGAATATTCATGGTTATTCGATAGAATCGGAGAAGATATCTTCTGGAATGAACGATGAACCTATACAAGTTCTAAGAGCTTCTTCTGATCTTTATAGTCAAAGTATGATTTATCAGGCAAG CAACACTATGCTTGATCTTCTTAACAACGATAGGATATCCATCAATCATGCACCTGAAATGCACTTAAGTGCAAAAATCTCAGCTCACAATAAATCACCACGAACTGAAACTTCTGTTGCAGCATGTGCCAAGCCATGCAATAATTCTCCTATTTCACTGGATCAGCGGACTCCGCAGTCATCTTTGGTTGTG GGGAACTCGTGTTCAACTTATCCTTCAGGCCATAATGTGAACGATCGTTTTGAGAACCAACATGCTCCATCTTCACTTAAGCCCATTGACTTGGCTGCTAATGGCCTTGTTTATAGTTCTGACAGTTCTATGCTTAAAAATGCCAACTTTATAAGTTCAAAACTTCCAGTATTGAAGAATCAGCAAGTCACTCAAGCTGCAGTGACTTCAGTTTCATCACAACACATGGGATTTCCGACTGGACTATTCTCTCAATGGGTAGATGTGACCACTCAGCCTTATGCTTTGTCCTCAAAGCCTCAAAATTCTCCCAATTTCTTTCGTTCTCTCAATTCAGAAAATATTAGCCTAGAAACTAGCTCGGTGCTACCAAATGAGCAGTCTAGTATAAATTTGTCTAGACAAGAATATAATGCGCCCGGGTTTTGTGCATCTTCGGGAAAACCAGAATATCGTGAACAGCAGTTGGTTGCAGAAAGTTTTCTCCAGAAGGACTCAACTGAGATAATTAATTCTTTCTCAGTAAGCTGTTATAATCATGATCAGGATTTGTATAGAGAGAATCATTTAGAAGCAAATGTTGTTGCTTCTAGTTCACTGATGACACAGTCACATCAGCCCTCTAATAAACTGGAGCAAAATGACACTGAATCGCCTTATCAGCCGCTGATCAGTTTGCAGttagcccaaaatatttctaaGCATGATGGGAGTGTGAAAAATGGGCAATTGTTCCCAATTTATGATTCAAAAGCTGCTAGCAATACTGTAAAACGATTCTCAGGGATGGCAATTGAAAGCAGTATGTTGCCGTCTATCGCAGCCACCTTTATAGTGAGTGAACAATCGTCCCCTAATAAGTTGCCTTCATATGCCACATGTCAAAATATGGCAGTTTCAAAACCAAAGAAACGCAAAGTTGCATTTGACATGGTACCTTGGCACCAAGAAGTAAAATATGATTCATTCATGCTTCAAAATATCAG AGTGGCTGAGTTAGAATGGGCGGAAGCTTCCAGTAGAAGACCTGAAGAA GTTAAAAATGAAGTTGAAATCCTTGAAGATATGCAATCCAGGTTTCGAGCAAAAAGAAGGCTTGTTTTTGCAACACAGCTTATGCAACAGGTCTTTCAACCTGCACCTGCAGTTATTCTCTCCTCAGATGCCTGTTCAAATTGTGATGGGGTGACCTATTTTGCTGCAAGATTCAGCTTTGCAGATGCATGCCTGGTGACTAGTAACTCTCAAATGCCATCAGATGGAAATGGCAT GTCACCTGACAAGTTAAAGACTTATAAAAGATGTATTGCCTCTGATTTCTCCGATGCTGTTGAAGGCTTAGTTGGCAAAGTGAAGAAGCTTGAAGGTGAATTATTAAG AATGGACAAGAGTTTATCAATTGTGGACATCAAGGTGGAATCCCAGGAACTGGAGAAGTTCTCTATTATCAATCGTTTTGCAAAGTTCCACATCATGGCCCAGCCAACCGGGGCTGATTCTATAGCATCTAATGGCACGTCAAAAGTTTCCAAGAAATACCCCCAAAGATATGTTTCAGCACATCCAATGCCTAAAACAGTACCAGAAGGAACAG GTTTGCTCATTTTGCACGTAAAAGAGGACTGCGGAAAATTTCCTGAAATTAGTGCAAGTGAATCAg GGTTCATGACGTCACATTTGCATCTAACATTCAAGGGACGGGGAACTAGGCTCTCTTACATAAAAAATTGTAAGTTCTTTGCATAG
- the LOC142546691 gene encoding uncharacterized protein LOC142546691 isoform X4, whose translation MMQGMHNESEIVPNHNHSMNQVGLPHPQFDVSLCGASTPNTDKISDLYSHFQGPPNHSSNLLTKNNNVALEMPSMQPSEFGNLLLNKKRNLYSDLISMSGESLPSNQVPVQGFSCGISYGNYSHQGMTAQRSALPLESEVRQENEGWHELTLRKVLKPAPSDPDTSLDPLEQKFLYSTDDNIFGSSFNRSIDNGLQTFVNTALEHASYIDRFPTIQSGSWSALMQSAVAETSSGDGGLPEEWSGLNFQNSELLTDNQTSNYIGIVKQNSNWVDTDLQKSSLLSVKTEIVPDDSNINGLSPGFQQTNPQYLRQKEGFHSESSHVSNQYSPTNNSLYNCQEKHPTGCSQLFQGSSFPKIRLGQRKEHSKNDVCHLSNNSQPGLNSSDHELRGTIWPHGSTLCEIQKPFDQVDQQNIHGYSIESEKISSGMNDEPIQVLRASSDLYSQSMIYQASNTMLDLLNNDRISINHAPEMHLSAKISAHNKSPRTETSVAACAKPCNNSPISLDQRTPQSSLVVGNSCSTYPSGHNVNDRFENQHAPSSLKPIDLAANGLVYSSDSSMLKNANFISSKLPVLKNQQVTQAAVTSVSSQHMGFPTGLFSQWVDVTTQPYALSSKPQNSPNFFRSLNSENISLETSSVLPNEQSSINLSRQEYNAPGFCASSGKPEYREQQLVAESFLQKDSTEIINSFSVSCYNHDQDLYRENHLEANVVASSSLMTQSHQPSNKLEQNDTESPYQPLISLQLAQNISKHDGSVKNGQLFPIYDSKAASNTVKRFSGMAIESSMLPSIAATFIVSEQSSPNKLPSYATCQNMAVSKPKKRKVAFDMVPWHQEVKYDSFMLQNIRVAELEWAEASSRRPEEVKNEVEILEDMQSRFRAKRRLVFATQLMQQVFQPAPAVILSSDACSNCDGVTYFAARFSFADACLVTSNSQMPSDGNGMSPDKLKTYKRCIASDFSDAVEGLVGKVKKLEGELLRMDKSLSIVDIKVESQELEKFSIINRFAKFHIMAQPTGADSIASNGTSKVSKKYPQRYVSAHPMPKTVPEGTGLLILHVKEDCGKFPEISASESGFMTSHLHLTFKGRGTRLSYIKNCKFFA comes from the exons ATGATGCAAGGTATGCACAATGAATCGGAAATTGTACCAAATCATAACCATTCTATGAATCAAGTGGGCTTACCACACCCGCAGTTTGACGTCTCGTTATGTGGAGCTTCTACTCCAAATACTGATAAAATTTCAGATCTATATTCTCATTTTCAAGGCCCCCCTAATCATTCTTCAAATCTGTTAACTAAGAACAATAATGTCGCTTTAGAAATGCCCTCCATGCAACCATCAGAATTCGGCAACTTGCTCTTgaataaaaaaagaaatttgtATTCAGATCTGATAAGCATGTCAGGTGAGTCTTTACCATCCAATCAAGTTCCTGTTCAAGGTTTTAGCTGTGGAATCTCATATGGAAACTACTCCCATCAAGGAATGACAGCTCAGAGGAGTGCATTACCTCTGGAATCTGAGGTGAGACAAGAGAATGAGGGTTGGCATGAACTCACTCTGAGGAAAGTATTGAAACCTGCTCCGTCTGATCCTGATACTTCTCTTGACCCATTGGAGCAGAAGTTCTTATACAGTACAGATGACAACATTTTTGGATCTTCATTTAACAGGAGTATAGATAATGGCTTGCAAACATTTGTGAATACTGCATTGGAACACGCATCTTACATTGACAGATTTCCCACTATTCAAAGTGGTAGCTGGAGTGCGCTGATGCAGTCTGCCGTGGCAGAAACTTCTAGTGGTGATGGTGGGTTACCAGAAGAATGGAGTGGATTGAACTTTCAGAACTCAGAACTATTAACTGATAATCAAACCTCCAATTACATTGGTATTGTGAAGCAGAACAGCAATTGGGTCGATACAGACTTACAAAAATCCTCCCTTCTAAGTGTTAAAACTGAGATTGTGCCAGATGATTCAAATATAAATGGCTTATCCCCTGGTTTTCAACAGACAAATCCCCAATATTTGAGGCAGAAAGAGGGATTTCACTCAGAATCTTCCCATGTTTCCAACCAATACTCCCCTACAAATAATAGCCTGTATAACTGTCAGGAGAAGCATCCTACGGGTTGTAGTCAGCTGTTTCAAGGTTCGAGTTTTCCCAAGATTAGGTTAGGTCAACGAAAAGAGCATTCAAAAAATGATGTATGTCATCTTAGCAATAACAGCCAGCCCGGCCTTAATAGCTCAG ATCATGAATTGAGAGGCACCATATGGCCTCATGGAAGTACCCTTTGTGAGATTCAAAAGCCATTTGACCAG GTGGACCAGCAGAATATTCATGGTTATTCGATAGAATCGGAGAAGATATCTTCTGGAATGAACGATGAACCTATACAAGTTCTAAGAGCTTCTTCTGATCTTTATAGTCAAAGTATGATTTATCAGGCAAG CAACACTATGCTTGATCTTCTTAACAACGATAGGATATCCATCAATCATGCACCTGAAATGCACTTAAGTGCAAAAATCTCAGCTCACAATAAATCACCACGAACTGAAACTTCTGTTGCAGCATGTGCCAAGCCATGCAATAATTCTCCTATTTCACTGGATCAGCGGACTCCGCAGTCATCTTTGGTTGTG GGGAACTCGTGTTCAACTTATCCTTCAGGCCATAATGTGAACGATCGTTTTGAGAACCAACATGCTCCATCTTCACTTAAGCCCATTGACTTGGCTGCTAATGGCCTTGTTTATAGTTCTGACAGTTCTATGCTTAAAAATGCCAACTTTATAAGTTCAAAACTTCCAGTATTGAAGAATCAGCAAGTCACTCAAGCTGCAGTGACTTCAGTTTCATCACAACACATGGGATTTCCGACTGGACTATTCTCTCAATGGGTAGATGTGACCACTCAGCCTTATGCTTTGTCCTCAAAGCCTCAAAATTCTCCCAATTTCTTTCGTTCTCTCAATTCAGAAAATATTAGCCTAGAAACTAGCTCGGTGCTACCAAATGAGCAGTCTAGTATAAATTTGTCTAGACAAGAATATAATGCGCCCGGGTTTTGTGCATCTTCGGGAAAACCAGAATATCGTGAACAGCAGTTGGTTGCAGAAAGTTTTCTCCAGAAGGACTCAACTGAGATAATTAATTCTTTCTCAGTAAGCTGTTATAATCATGATCAGGATTTGTATAGAGAGAATCATTTAGAAGCAAATGTTGTTGCTTCTAGTTCACTGATGACACAGTCACATCAGCCCTCTAATAAACTGGAGCAAAATGACACTGAATCGCCTTATCAGCCGCTGATCAGTTTGCAGttagcccaaaatatttctaaGCATGATGGGAGTGTGAAAAATGGGCAATTGTTCCCAATTTATGATTCAAAAGCTGCTAGCAATACTGTAAAACGATTCTCAGGGATGGCAATTGAAAGCAGTATGTTGCCGTCTATCGCAGCCACCTTTATAGTGAGTGAACAATCGTCCCCTAATAAGTTGCCTTCATATGCCACATGTCAAAATATGGCAGTTTCAAAACCAAAGAAACGCAAAGTTGCATTTGACATGGTACCTTGGCACCAAGAAGTAAAATATGATTCATTCATGCTTCAAAATATCAG AGTGGCTGAGTTAGAATGGGCGGAAGCTTCCAGTAGAAGACCTGAAGAA GTTAAAAATGAAGTTGAAATCCTTGAAGATATGCAATCCAGGTTTCGAGCAAAAAGAAGGCTTGTTTTTGCAACACAGCTTATGCAACAGGTCTTTCAACCTGCACCTGCAGTTATTCTCTCCTCAGATGCCTGTTCAAATTGTGATGGGGTGACCTATTTTGCTGCAAGATTCAGCTTTGCAGATGCATGCCTGGTGACTAGTAACTCTCAAATGCCATCAGATGGAAATGGCAT GTCACCTGACAAGTTAAAGACTTATAAAAGATGTATTGCCTCTGATTTCTCCGATGCTGTTGAAGGCTTAGTTGGCAAAGTGAAGAAGCTTGAAGGTGAATTATTAAG AATGGACAAGAGTTTATCAATTGTGGACATCAAGGTGGAATCCCAGGAACTGGAGAAGTTCTCTATTATCAATCGTTTTGCAAAGTTCCACATCATGGCCCAGCCAACCGGGGCTGATTCTATAGCATCTAATGGCACGTCAAAAGTTTCCAAGAAATACCCCCAAAGATATGTTTCAGCACATCCAATGCCTAAAACAGTACCAGAAGGAACAG GTTTGCTCATTTTGCACGTAAAAGAGGACTGCGGAAAATTTCCTGAAATTAGTGCAAGTGAATCAg GGTTCATGACGTCACATTTGCATCTAACATTCAAGGGACGGGGAACTAGGCTCTCTTACATAAAAAATTGTAAGTTCTTTGCATAG